The following are encoded in a window of Methanophagales archaeon genomic DNA:
- a CDS encoding histidinol-phosphate aminotransferase family protein has product MVEPAVRVEELRECEHGGSIVRGVTDFSVNLNPYGPPDFIFDVLKACMGEIKNYPNVEREQLKALIARKFGCLESEVLVGAGVSELIQLVAIGFVKKRAVIPAYTYGEYEKSVRMMGAEVKKVEMPSLELKPELISETMQPGDVVFLCNPNNPTGQYIPDEGLSLLIDEAERVDALLVFDEAYIDFVNDAFPSHSYMSSTGNLLILRSLTKSFAIPGVRVGYALGSEPVISVLRKLKTPWSVSIFAQRIGEAVLGAAGDRFIEETREKISMSKRRLERALGIHSDANFYIYDVGRGRAASEVRAGLLSHGLAVRDCTSFGLPSHIRFAVRKDEENEILMDMLMRLCL; this is encoded by the coding sequence ATGGTGGAGCCAGCGGTAAGGGTAGAGGAGCTGAGGGAATGTGAACATGGAGGTTCCATAGTTAGAGGTGTTACGGACTTCAGTGTGAACCTGAACCCTTATGGACCCCCTGATTTCATATTCGATGTGCTAAAAGCGTGTATGGGTGAGATAAAGAACTATCCGAACGTAGAACGCGAGCAGTTAAAGGCGCTGATAGCGCGTAAGTTTGGATGCCTGGAGTCTGAAGTTCTTGTAGGTGCGGGAGTATCTGAGCTCATACAACTCGTTGCTATTGGATTCGTGAAAAAACGCGCAGTTATACCGGCATATACGTATGGAGAATACGAGAAATCGGTGCGGATGATGGGAGCAGAAGTGAAGAAGGTAGAAATGCCCAGTCTGGAACTCAAGCCAGAACTGATATCAGAAACGATGCAGCCCGGTGACGTGGTATTCCTGTGCAACCCGAATAATCCAACAGGTCAGTACATCCCGGATGAGGGATTATCGCTACTGATAGACGAGGCGGAACGAGTGGATGCCCTGCTGGTGTTCGATGAAGCGTATATTGATTTCGTCAACGATGCGTTCCCTTCGCATTCTTATATGTCCTCTACCGGGAACTTGCTCATTCTACGCTCACTTACAAAATCGTTCGCTATACCGGGCGTGAGAGTGGGATATGCTCTTGGCTCAGAACCGGTAATAAGCGTACTGCGGAAATTAAAGACTCCTTGGAGTGTGAGCATATTTGCACAGCGTATAGGCGAAGCAGTGCTTGGAGCTGCAGGCGATAGGTTCATTGAAGAGACGAGGGAGAAGATATCAATGAGTAAGAGGAGACTGGAACGCGCATTGGGTATCCATTCGGATGCTAATTTCTATATCTACGATGTTGGTCGTGGTCGTGCTGCAAGCGAAGTGAGAGCCGGATTGTTGAGCCATGGACTCGCGGTAAGAGATTGTACATCCTTCGGGCTGCCATCGCACATAAGGTTCGCGGTCCGTAAAGACGAGGAGAACGAGATACTCATGGATATGCTCATGCGTTTATGTTTATGA
- a CDS encoding TdeIII family type II restriction endonuclease: MEENVKKSIESYLEGFLHGLMNKYDSKVVKDEILKKAVFDEEKGEHKPFHAALIPAELLRIQSFFRSFSTSLGQGVFEYIAKIVAESNDKWIEVRLNHKFEAFASPNIQSAVDTFIESILNKKASPYPYPQFSKPDSENAKNIVVDLSFKDRETGAIYFIEIKSPKPNKDQTRQTKEKFLFLIATYPKSKVYYALPYNPYGERKENYRWSFTKMFFDLNNEILVGKEFWDFLGGENTYEEILRIFKSVGEAKGKEITRRLIKGV, translated from the coding sequence ATGGAAGAGAATGTGAAGAAATCTATTGAAAGCTATCTTGAAGGTTTTTTACATGGTCTCATGAATAAGTATGATTCTAAAGTGGTAAAAGATGAAATTCTAAAGAAAGCTGTCTTTGATGAGGAAAAAGGCGAGCATAAACCATTTCATGCAGCTCTTATACCTGCTGAGCTTCTAAGAATCCAAAGTTTTTTCAGATCTTTTAGTACTTCTTTGGGGCAGGGAGTTTTTGAATATATTGCAAAAATAGTGGCAGAATCAAATGATAAGTGGATTGAGGTAAGATTAAATCACAAATTTGAAGCATTTGCTTCCCCTAATATTCAATCAGCAGTAGATACTTTTATAGAAAGCATATTGAACAAAAAGGCGAGTCCATATCCATATCCTCAATTCTCAAAGCCTGATTCTGAAAATGCAAAAAATATTGTGGTAGATTTGTCATTTAAAGACCGAGAAACAGGGGCTATATATTTTATAGAAATAAAATCCCCAAAGCCAAACAAAGACCAAACCCGTCAAACAAAGGAGAAATTTTTGTTCCTTATAGCAACATATCCAAAATCCAAAGTGTATTATGCGTTACCCTATAATCCCTATGGAGAAAGGAAAGAAAATTATAGGTGGAGTTTCACAAAGATGTTTTTTGATTTAAATAACGAGATTCTTGTAGGTAAAGAATTCTGGGATTTTCTTGGAGGAGAAAATACCTATGAAGAGATACTAAGAATCTTCAAATCAGTAGGAGAAGCGAAAGGAAAAGAGATAACAAGAAGACTGATAAAAGGAGTCTAA
- the rnz gene encoding ribonuclease Z → MLRITFLGTGGSTPTPNRNPSAIAVNREGELMLFDCGEGTQRQMMRAKTGMAVSSIFITHFHADHVLGIPGLLQTMALQGRKEPLEIFGPRYIDKFLYHLLSLGYVGKGFEVKAIELKPGDEVRRQRYRIKAIKTVHNVESIGYVLEEDVRPGRFNRERAIELGIKPGPLFSRLQSGHTITVDGREIRPEQVLGPPRPGRKIVYTGDTRPCESVVEASRGADLLIHDSSMSEEVKQYAIEYMHSTALEAAEVAKEAGVRKLILTHISARYSDLGSAMRLEEEAKRVFENVEVAKELMTVEVRYRDS, encoded by the coding sequence ATGCTCAGGATAACCTTTCTTGGTACCGGGGGTTCAACACCCACACCGAACAGGAATCCGTCGGCAATAGCTGTGAATCGAGAAGGTGAACTGATGCTCTTCGACTGTGGCGAGGGCACACAGCGGCAGATGATGAGGGCGAAGACAGGAATGGCAGTAAGTTCTATCTTCATCACGCATTTCCATGCCGACCATGTGCTTGGTATTCCGGGTCTACTACAGACGATGGCATTACAGGGTCGAAAGGAGCCATTGGAGATATTTGGACCGAGGTATATAGATAAATTCCTCTATCACCTCCTCTCGCTCGGCTATGTGGGCAAGGGGTTTGAAGTAAAGGCTATCGAATTGAAACCCGGCGATGAGGTCAGGAGGCAAAGATACAGGATTAAAGCGATTAAAACCGTGCACAATGTCGAGAGCATAGGCTATGTCCTGGAAGAGGATGTGAGACCCGGGCGATTCAATCGCGAGAGAGCGATAGAACTCGGTATCAAACCCGGACCTCTATTCTCCAGATTGCAGTCAGGGCACACAATTACGGTTGATGGGCGTGAGATAAGACCGGAGCAGGTTCTGGGACCTCCGAGACCGGGCAGAAAGATCGTATATACCGGTGATACAAGACCCTGTGAGAGTGTGGTGGAAGCGAGTAGAGGTGCTGACCTGTTGATACACGATAGCTCCATGTCTGAGGAAGTGAAACAATATGCGATAGAATATATGCATTCAACAGCTTTAGAAGCTGCGGAAGTAGCAAAGGAAGCAGGTGTAAGAAAACTGATCCTCACACATATCAGTGCACGATATTCTGACCTTGGGAGTGCAATGAGACTGGAGGAGGAGGCGAAGCGTGTATTTGAGAATGTAGAAGTGGCAAAGGAGCTGATGACTGTAGAGGTCAGGTATCGGGATTCATGA
- a CDS encoding AIPR family protein, with protein sequence MFESMDIGLKAFIRSFMKKFGIDETSTEESKIFEDFANYVVISDVIRGEYQVFNNVSTGYSRGIDGIAIIVNGRVMNEPQDLERLGDDEKLKVEIIFIQSTLRSSFESQKFSSFVDSAISFLSGNSKIEPFSEIVNKLFSENESYIDNMLQTPKVSLYFVSGKTSHKIENVQLDDQRNKITNRLDIANKYELNDVYFWQKDELKQAFEKIPKYYKVSLEIDESVQLSPRSNIEISLLSAIKFNELEKLILNSEGYIREDLFVENPRFYLRETSVNADIRKTLEDHDLREYFAYLNNGLTIICDSIERHPTRDKTYVLTHPRIINGCQTTHILYEKYKENPNALKNVDVIAKIIATNNKDLKERIIFSANNQNAIDKDLQALNEFHKKIEECYIATDEIILNPQKRVKLYYERLRGQYSDVEPYYTKINIENAAKVYIYPPY encoded by the coding sequence ATGTTTGAAAGCATGGATATTGGCTTGAAAGCATTTATAAGAAGTTTTATGAAAAAATTTGGGATAGATGAAACCTCAACAGAGGAATCAAAGATTTTTGAAGATTTTGCAAATTATGTAGTTATCTCGGACGTTATTAGGGGAGAATATCAGGTTTTTAATAATGTATCTACAGGGTACAGTAGGGGTATTGATGGGATAGCAATAATAGTAAATGGCAGAGTCATGAATGAACCTCAAGATTTAGAGAGATTAGGCGATGATGAAAAGCTGAAAGTAGAGATTATATTTATTCAATCTACGCTTAGATCTTCTTTTGAATCCCAAAAGTTCTCTTCTTTTGTAGATTCTGCCATTAGCTTTTTATCAGGTAATTCGAAAATTGAACCCTTTTCTGAAATTGTGAATAAATTATTTAGTGAAAATGAGAGTTATATTGACAATATGCTGCAAACACCAAAAGTCTCGCTGTATTTTGTATCAGGTAAAACCTCACACAAAATAGAAAATGTTCAGTTGGACGATCAGAGGAATAAAATTACCAATAGATTAGACATCGCTAATAAATACGAGTTGAACGATGTATATTTCTGGCAGAAAGACGAGTTAAAACAGGCTTTTGAAAAAATTCCTAAATATTATAAAGTATCTTTAGAAATTGATGAAAGTGTTCAACTCTCCCCAAGATCTAACATAGAAATTAGTTTGTTATCGGCAATTAAATTTAACGAGCTTGAAAAACTAATATTAAACTCAGAAGGCTATATCAGAGAAGATCTTTTCGTAGAAAATCCAAGATTTTATTTGCGAGAGACATCAGTAAATGCTGACATAAGAAAAACATTAGAAGATCATGACCTACGAGAGTATTTTGCATATTTGAATAATGGGTTGACAATAATTTGCGATAGCATAGAAAGACACCCTACTCGAGATAAAACATATGTCCTTACACACCCAAGAATAATCAATGGATGTCAAACTACACATATACTGTACGAAAAATATAAAGAAAACCCTAATGCACTAAAAAATGTTGATGTGATTGCAAAGATAATTGCAACAAATAACAAGGATCTAAAGGAAAGGATAATATTTTCTGCTAATAACCAAAATGCTATCGATAAAGATTTACAAGCACTTAATGAGTTTCATAAAAAGATAGAGGAATGTTATATTGCAACGGATGAAATTATTTTAAACCCTCAAAAAAGAGTTAAGTTATATTACGAGCGTCTAAGAGGACAATATTCAGATGTGGAACCGTATTATACAAAGATAAACATTGAAAATGCGGCAAAAGTATATATATATCCACCTTATTAA